GGCCTTTTCTTCCCACAAATGGAAGTATAGTAACTGCCTGGCACAACAATAGATTAGAGGGGACATTTCACCTTTTACTAACAAACCATACACCTTCTTGCAGAATTCCAATTTCTACTCTAAACCAAGTACCCCTGACAGAACGCAACTCTGCTTCCACCAACAAATCCTTTCTTTTGAGTTGaatcaaaacaaaggaaaaaaaataacagaagcTACAATGTTCCATTGCCGTACGTCCGCGGCccacggaaaaaaaaaaaccttccgACGATCCTCTATTTCTGAAATGTTTTCTCCTCTTTCGTATcgaaattgaaatgaaattgtATTTGAGAATTGtaccttcttctctccttgcgCACTACCCTTTCCTCAAATTTCCGTGCACACCCTGCAATGATCTGCCAAACCCCGCTCTGGTACCATTTATTGGGTACAAATGCTCAACCACGAGGAAGAAAccaagcaaacaatcacacacaacaGGAAGAATTTAATATGGTTTGGCACAAATTCTTAAATCCACCCAAGAGAACCAAGGAGTTTTTCATCTTGAGCTAGGGAGGAAGCACCACAACTATATAATAAGCCCGAGTAACAAAATTAGTAGTTTGCATGGTTGTCTGTGTTTCATACTCCCCAAGGGGCTGTTTTGTTAAGAGTACTTAgtttcaggggtatatttgtacttagacacttacttatgtatTTTATGTGCTATTTGTATTAGGCTAAGGGCCTGAGTGTAATTAGATATTCCTCTCAATATAAGGTTGTTTGTCTCAAGTTGAGAGACATAACAGATTACAccaaatcgtgtttgaactttgcctcccttggagcttttctcctctcttctctttctcctctaaaacctaacatggtatcagagcactttcttcctggagtttgaaggttgTGTGGAAGGCTGGAGTGAGCTGCAATCTCCTTGTTCTTGCTGGTTTGCGAAGGAAACCTTGGGGTATCTTCACCAAGCTTCTCCTTCCTTGTTTGACAACCAAATAGGGAGCAACCAGATGCTCTAGCATCGTTTGGAAGTCTTCTTCCTTATCATTTGATCCTCTCAAGTCTGCTGGTAGCATCAAAGGAGAGAATCTGAGTTTCGGCCAGACAGTTTTTTTCTCCCAGTTCCGCCAGACTGATCTCTTGGAGTGATCCAGCTCTTAGTTTGAGCTTTGTTTGCTGCTTTCTTTGGGCCATACAGCATCGTTTTTGGGTAAGGAAGACTTACCCTTGTTGCTCCACTGCTGTTTGCTGCTTCGTTTGGGTTTTACAAgccttttttcagtttttctggTCTCTGTTTTGGCCTGTTTTTACTGCTGTGTTCAAGGAGCAGTGGCTGTGGTTGAAATACTGTTGTTTGGACTTATTAAGCATTTGATTTGAGTTAAATATGGGTGAAAAAAATGAGGAAACAGCCTTGCCTTTGTCTGTAGACCCACTTGCTGCATCATCCTCTGTCCCTTTATATGAGAACACCAATGTGCAGCTTCCCATTgtcaagttggacaataccaattaCCTAGATTGGCCTCGATCCATGAAACTGATCCTTAGGTGTAGGGGAAAGATGGGGTACATAAATGGCAGCATCAAGGCACCTCTTCCTACCGAGCAAGAGTATTCCAAATGGGACACTGAGAACTCACTGGtgatggcttggcttcttttctcaatgaagcctgagattggacgGAGGTTTATGGGTAAAGAGACTGCCACAGATATTTGGGAAGTGTAGCCCGTATCTTTGATCATGTTGGagactctacaaaggtgtaccaacttctccaacagattgttagcctatgccagggtgatagaagcatctctgactactattgtcttgttgtgggcctgtgggaggagtatgatcactatagagatcttcagttGTGTCCTGATGATGAAGTCAAGGTACACAggttgtttgagaaggagagggtacTATTTCTTCTTTGTGGACTGAATCCTGAATTTGAGCCTCTAagggtacaaatccttggccgaCCTAGTCTTCCCTCACTagaggaggtgtgtggatatctacagagtgaggaaaCCCGTTGGGGTGCCATGGAGACTAGTATCAACACCACTGTTGagcgctctgctcttgtttcttccatcccTCAGGACTCCACTAAGGGAGCTGATAAGGGGGCTGCTAAGGGGTCTTCGAAGAGCCGATtcttatgtgaccattgtggtaAAACTGGACATACGAAGGACTTCtgttgggatctccatgggaagcccccaCCTGGTTCCACTGGGGGACTAAAGGGACAGCGGAAGaaggggcctaaggctcatgttggggTCATTGAAGCTGATTCATCCTCTCTTTCCCCAATTGACATTGCTGCCTTTCGCCGGGTTGTAGCCCACCTAGACAGTTCACCTGCAGCTCCTACTTCTATTGCACTacaggcctcttcctcctccggcatcacaccttgggttattgactcggGCGCCACGGATCATATGACTAGTAGGTCCCAGCTGTATAATTCCTActctgtttgttctgggaaagataaggtaaaaattgccgATGGTACattctcttccatctctggtaagggagatatccaggtTACACCTTGCTTACCCCTGAagtctgtttttcatgttcccaactttgctactaaccttctttccgttagccaattgactaaatctttgaactgctttgtcaccttctttcctacccattgtctttttcaggatttggtgacgaggaaggtgattggcagtggtcaTGAAGCTGATGGCTTAtatgttttggagactggtGCTTCCTCTGTTATACAACCTcaatcctatgtttgtgggctagaaggtggacgtactcaagaggatattttgctttggcatcgtcgGTTGGGACACCCTTCTTTTTTCGTTATGAGGAAACAGATTACCTcacttgtttacttcctttccagtctctcatgtttttcattgtgaaccttgtctatttgccaaaagttgtaaaacagtttatacatccaatggtaatagatctacttcaccttttcatcctatacatactgatgtttgggggccttcccctgttacctctttgcgtggcttccgctactttgtctcttttattgatgattattctcgggttacttgggtgTAGTtgttgaaacataaaagtgatgtccatgttgcatttacaaatttctatgagttagtgtatacctAATTTCAAACccggatccaaattgttcgttcgacaaaggtggggagtatatgtatagtggtttggaaaccttttttctcgaccatggcattattcatcagtggttgtgttgataccccacaacaaaatggggtggctgaaagaaaaatcGCCACCTTCTGGTGGCTAGGtccctttggtttaccatgcatgttcccaaaactttttggtctgatgctctactcactgctgtctttcttattaatcgcatgccGTCTAGTGCCCTACAATTTCGAGTTCCTCTTGATGTCCTACCCTCACggtcttcttcattctctctccctccaaaggtgtttggttgtatttgttatgtacatgttagcaaatctgcccgcactaaattggatcctaaggctctgaagtgcatctttctcgggtattcctccacctccaaaggatataaatgctatcatcctcccactcgtcggtggcttctctccagAGATGTCCGTTTCTTTGACACCATACCTTTTTTCATCACCTCTTCGGGGAGTGTTCATCGCTTGGTGGTGGTATTGCAgtgaagaggttcccgagtTTGTCTCACTTCCTATCTCCTATCCTGTTCCTATTTCACCTTTTcgattgacaagggaaagagaagtTCATGAGGGGAGCCTTGTATAGAGAATGTAGTTGAGGGGGAGCATCCTTGTGTACAGGGGAACAGGAGAATAGGGGAGCTCTGGTGTATacgaaggaaaggagaaatccTGCTTCATGGCTGCCTATAAAGAAGACccgccaaaatccttcttcatcaCCTCATCCCGAGTCTCCATCCATCGAGACAGTATACCTTGTTCTACTCCTATATCCTCGacttagaccttcctattgcccACCGCAAGGGAACTCGagcatgtactaatcccattgcaagtttgtttcctatgattctatttcccttacaggtatagccttctctgtggctatctcctccatatctattcccaagaatgtagcagaggctatggcagatccaaaatggagagaagcaatgaacacagagatgttggcacttgagaagaatcataCTTGGGACCTTGTTGAGCTCCCTAAAGGGAGAGTCCCTGTTgggtgcagatgggtattcatagtcaagttcaagtctgatggtaccgtggagagatataaggcaagacttgtcgctaagggttatacacaggtgtatggcattgactttcaggaaacctttgctccagtggccaagcacaaATCCATCCGGAtacttctctcaatggcagcaaatcttgattggcctttgtaccaactggatgtgaagaatgcattcttacatggtgacctagaagaagaagtgtatatgcatcctcctcctgggttcaagcatacTGGTGACAGTGGGaaagtgtgtcgtcttaggaaggctctttatggactcaaacagtctcctaaggcttggtttgagagatttagacaagctcTCCTGCAAAACGGatatactcaaagtcaagctgatcacacattgtttatacaaaggaaggacaGCACTATTAcggctctcattgtttatgttgatgacattgtggtcacgggaaataGTGAAGccgaaatctcaaagcttaaactttacttgtctcgacagtttgagatcaaggacctcGGTCCATCAAGTATTTCCTGGGATTGAGGTTTctagatccaagcaagggatcaatgtttgtcaaaggaagtttgttcttgatcttcttacGAGACAGCTACTTGGGATGTAAACCAGTCTCCTCCCCATCGAGCGTAATCACggactaggggaagattgtggtgaaccgcttgtggatgctgaaaaataccagagattagtaggcaagttaatctacctttcctCACCGCACCGACATTACCTATGTTGTGAGAGTGGTGAGTcggtttatgcatgcacccaaggtgggacatcttgatgcagttctAGGATCCTCGGTACTTAAGTCATGTCCTGGAAAGGGTCTTCTCTTTTCTAGGAATGGTaacttgagaattgaagtatatacgATGCGATTGGGCCGGGTCTATTTTCGATGAAGGTCCACCTCCGGATACTGTACATTTGTTGGGGGAAACTTAGTCActgagaagcaagaagcaaccCGTGGTAGCTAGGTCAAGTCGTCGAAGGaatttagggccatggctcatggtgtgtgtgaaatcttgtggttgaagaaacttgtccaagaattggggtttgagacgacagaacctatgagtctatactgtgacaacaaggcaacCATAAGTATTGCACATCATCCGATCCAACATGACcagacaaagcatgttgaggttgacaggcacttcatcaaggagaagatagagtctaagactatttgtaccccttttgtgaagacaagtgaacaagtggcagacatattcaccaaaggacttagttctcatcacttcagttttatgttagacaagctgggtatgtatgacatataccacccaacttgagggggagtgttaagagtacttagtttcaggggtatatttgtacttagacacttacttatgtattttatgtgctatttgtattaggctcagggcctgagtgtaattagatattcttctcaatataaggttgtttgtctcaagttgagagacataacagattacaccaaatcgtgtttgaactttgcctcccttggagcttttctcctctcttctctttctcctctaaaacctaacatgtTTCACCACCAAGAAGTAGTTGGACCCGTATAACCACTATCCCTATTGAGTATGGGGACAGAGCAAGTAGTAACTATTAACCTAGAACCGTCTGCATCCTGGTAAGTTTGATGCCATGCCCACAGAGAAAAAAGCCAATCAAAATGGTGTTCAAACCCTTCATCTCTGGTAATAATCCAATCAGTGCCCTTGAAACGCGTACTAGCTGGCATCGGTAGGGCTTGCTCCACCTCTATTGAATCGATTGAATCCTTCCGATTTTTCTCATCATTTTCGTCACGGACCTTGCTCTTTCATAGCAATTCAATCTTGGTTATGACACgaggcaaaaaaaaaatgtactttTCTTGTTCCAAATATTCGATTGATTGGTCCGAGGTTAGaatataatagtaataataataattaataatattaacaataataatgataataataataagattattattattattattctaatGGATTCATCTGTGAAACACAAAACAAACTGTATGAATTATATCTATCAAGAATCCAAATCATAGCTTTAGATGAGTTGATCTTGAAGCATTGCTTTGGTGTCCAAATGCTATGGGAAACTGATGAGATATAATCTCATTTAAGGTGACAACCAAATGTGAAGATGTGGGTCTGAGTATGAAGAGGCAACAATGCTCAAAATGCCAAAATTAAGACTAACTCCAGTCCACCGCTCCCAGGACCTTGCAAATGCAGGACTGAACCAGGTGACTGCCCTTTTTTACCGCACAAATTGACAACCAAACACAGCTTAATAGAAAGGTATGTCTAATCCATGTATAGAAACATTACTTTATCACTTACTAATTATTTTTAGGTAAAGGAAACATGAGAACAAGATATTTCCAAAAGATGGAGATGACAAAGCAATTCATACAGGAAATATATATGGAATCCATCTTCTAGTGCTTTTCAGTATTTCTAAATGAATTTTCATTTTGGTGCCATGTCAAAGTTGAAATTTCAATGTTATTTAGATTTAATTTGTTGCTTCCATTAGTAATAGCATGCGTATCATATTCAACACATACTATGAATAGAAATGCAAGTATATATTGTTTACATATTGAATTaccaaatacaaaaataaatctGCATTTAAGCagattcacacacacacacacgcaagGAAAAGGTCACCTACCCAGCTCAATTGGCCAAGCTTTCTTAGGTGGCCACTTAGTTGATCAATGCAAAGGATAAAGTGGCCATTTTCAACTGGTAAATGGACGGGGACCCTCTACTAGACTACCTACATGCCAAATTTCTATGTTCCCACCCAAACATGTTAAATTTTTCCCTTGTACTATCAGCTGAAAAAAACCATTCGTCACATGTTGATTTTTCAGCCAATTTTTCCTAAGCTTTATTTACATTCTAATGATGAGTTGAATCAATTTTTATGCACCGAGTCTCTTTAGTCTTTTATGGAATTATAATGAACTAtgataataaaatgaaatgcaACAGGGAATGTTCTGTGATTTGTACAAAATGTGATTAATGCTGATTTTCCCAATACAGAAACGCTTGTACTAAAAATGGAGCATATTTTTTGGATCCAATGTAGTCTAAGCAGAAGAGAATACAGACCTGTCCTCCATGCCCTCCACAGGATTATTAGGGTCTGGATCCTTGTTCAGTGTTTTGCAACCCTTCAGACCTTTCACTGATGCCCCTGTTACAGAACCCTGCACAATAATAAACGGACAAGCTTCAATCCAATCACCATTGAAAACTCTACATGATGCCCTAGTTACTTGTATAGAAAAATAATCAGGTACAGAAGCTATGGCATTAAACAAAGCAGCTCCATCATAATGATCCATTCTGACCTACATCCATTATACCTGTGTTGGATCTTAAAAATAAAGAACTGCTCTGAAATTTGGCTTAGAGCCAGATCTAGGGTAAGTAGAGTCTTGTCACATGTATCCCAAACACAGAATGAAGCCTAACTCTAAAGAGCCAACTGATATCCAATTAATATATCTGACAATTTAGGTTTCCAGTCAGATATGGATCAATGAGTTTCAGTAAAGTTGAACCTGGGTTCAGATTttgaatacccaaaaaaatataaatctagATTTAGATCTGCATGGAACTGCACATTCAACTGATTTCATTCCCTAACAGACCACAAATTAAGCATCCTCTCCCCCTTCTCCCCCATGGAAAGAATTTAGGATTCTTACACGGAAGTAAGTGTGCAATGCAGTAGTAAATGAAAAGGGCTTAGTGTCTGTGTTTTTTATTATCAGCGCTGTTGAAAGGCTCTTTGAATTCAATTTGACCTGCAAAAAGTTGAAAATGGCAAAAAACAGTGAGTTTGTTTTGGGACTAAACCATATAATAAACCAAAGAATTGGTAATATTCTGAAACTTATTTGAAAACTGACTGTGTACAAAGCTTGGAAGCTGAAATCCCACATAGAACGGCTGTAAGGACCATCCCTAAGCTCCAGAGTTATGACAGGATTTCCCTCCACGTTGTCAAAATCAACAATAGACCAATTCATGTTCCTTGCAAACCCATGCTGTTCAGAAATAAagtaaaataacataaaaaacatCTCCATGGATCAAAACTAAATTGAGAGATAGAACAAAGAGAAACTGAGCACTAAGACCAGTTTTCCAGATACTTCCATCAACACTGTCTATTTGTAGAACAATAATCTAGGCTATCTGTCAATATTACTGTAAGGAAATGTCTACCGATGGCTTATTCAACAGAGGGAAGGACAGTCTTTCCCAGAGGTTCATGAGTTCATCTAGTGAGATGTCATGAAAGGTAGAAACTAAGACCTTCTATATCACAAGCACTAATTTAGGTATCTTCTGTCGAGACTTCAATGATTTACATTTCTTCTTGAAATACTATCATTAGCTAGAGTTATTTATTAGTGGCCCCTGCCTGGGTTTAGGTGTCAATACTATTAGGGACTGCCCTTGTGGAATCTTAATTAGATTTCATGCCTTCATATGGAACAGAGCCACTCACATAACTATTGTGCACCTAAAGGAAATCGAACCCCAATTATTGGAAAAATCTATGACAGAAATGCAGATTATTGATTAgtagaaaagaaagggaagggaaaatcAAAATGAACCATACCTGCTGCATTGGGCCAGGTCCAAACTGTGGGAAACAATGCGGGATGCCTCCACTAATTTCAACAAAACTATGGTTAGTATTATGGGTAAGAAACAAGTGGCTAAAGGAAATAGT
The genomic region above belongs to Telopea speciosissima isolate NSW1024214 ecotype Mountain lineage unplaced genomic scaffold, Tspe_v1 Tspe_v1.0849, whole genome shotgun sequence and contains:
- the LOC122648350 gene encoding putative glucose-6-phosphate 1-epimerase, whose protein sequence is MATNSVSSIPNITSINLRRRNRSTGVTLSCSHEEASSLGVHLTEGEGKLPKVVLKSAHGCEAEIYLFGGCVTSWKVAGGKDLLFVRPDYAFSDKKPISGGIPHCFPQFGPGPMQQHGFARNMNWSIVDFDNVEGNPVITLELRDGPYSRSMWDFSFQALYTVKLNSKSLSTALIIKNTDTKPFSFTTALHTYFRGSVTGASVKGLKGCKTLNKDPDPNNPVEGMEDRSVFSSA